The following proteins are encoded in a genomic region of Ostrea edulis chromosome 7, xbOstEdul1.1, whole genome shotgun sequence:
- the LOC125655844 gene encoding uncharacterized protein LOC125655844 has product MIAALYFCFICIVTGVISETQSSDIHEELKALKTVVIEQSRLLKGLQASVDVLYQKNEFLQNAYTIQKRELQTLKDSLRGKEIPLGSIPHHDTRNEVDVPAEHPRHSEKQTDPTGNEEFVSSPRQQNGQYSYLESKSRRLLIGSGPEDHVAFTAFHTHGVDEDLTTGQTIVLHEIKQNIGGGLHTNGVFTAKVQGLYVFFFSLNCDTLSEFSVDIVKDTTQLARTYCSGHGDDRWVVSSTMATTVLAPGDAVWLKVSGIAHAAKIGGETSFSGFLLR; this is encoded by the exons ATGATCGCAGCactttatttttgtttcatttgcattgtCACCGGAGTTATTAGCGAGACTCAATCATCAGACATTCATGAAGAGCTCAAAGCATTGAAAACCGTGGTTATTGAGCAGTCAAGACTGTTGAAAGGATTACAGGCAAGTGTGGATGTGCTATACCAGAAAAACGAGTTTCTCCAGAACGCCTACACAATTCAAAAACGGGAACTACAGACGTTAAAAGATAGTTTACGTGGAAAAGAAATACCATTAGGTTCAATTCCACACCATGACACAAG AAATGAAGTGGATGTCCCAGCTGAGCATCCCCGACACTCAGAAAAACAAACCGATCCCACTGGCAACGAGGAGTTTGTTTCATCACCAAGACAACAAAATGGCCAATACA GTTATCTGGAAAGTAAATCGAGACGATTACTGATTGGAAGTGGACCTGAAG ATCATGTTGCATTCACTGCCTTTCACACTCACGGTGTTGACGAAGATTTGACAACAGGTCAGACGATTGTTCTTCATGAAATCAAGCAGAATATTGGAGGGGGTCTGCACACGAATGGCGTGTTTACAGCTAAAGTGCAAGGACTCTACGTCTTTTTCTTCTCTCTGAACTGCGATACCCTTTCGGAATTTTCCGTTGACATTGTCAAGGACACCACTCAGCTTGCCAGGACGTACTGCTCTGGACATGGTGATGACCGGTGGGTGGTGTCCAGTACGATGGCTACTACAGTTCTCGCACCAGGCGATGCAGTATGGTTGAAGGTTTCTGGGATTGCACATGCGGCAAAAATTGGTGGAGAAACGTCCTTCTCCGGATTTTTACTTCGCTGA
- the LOC125655242 gene encoding E3 ubiquitin-protein ligase TRIM71-like, whose protein sequence is MDPHHSAQDVVRCDLCETAIVQMYCDFCHVNLCFACIGKHIADDYQKHIVVPFQNRKSTLIYPKCSTHQNKVCEFLCKECDMSVCSMCTISADKHKGHTFSILYEIYNERKADITKDSEEIENIISATYEEMATDLETQIANLDGEYVKFTTVVTKHGEEWHKEIDNAINKMKNEIEEMKIKHLEILKKHLDEIKQIQSLIEQSLITLKEMEESNEVSVTMEYRSKNKEFRKLPPKVRVSLPTFSPIDSEQLYKSLGSLIPLSFTTDENADTMKKRETSPKELMDEPKLVTTINTGYKYLCNVTCLSEEAFWTCAEVSDMKCFNVKGKVINAIKTKSGERSGDIAVTSDGNLVYCDQKTKTVNKVKSGQIEEVIRLQGWTPLKLCVTSSGDLLVTMCSDDQTPSKVVRYSGSTEKQTILYDDEGKPLYSGSPTIKHISENRNLDICVADCGAGAVVVVKQTGKLRFRYTGHSSTTKNKAFQPLGITTDSQSQILTVDPYNHCIHILDQNGQFLRYIDHCNLKYPWGLCVDKSDNLFVTEYYYSGNVKKINYLQ, encoded by the coding sequence ATGGACCCCCACCACAGTGCCCAAGATGTCGTCCGATGTGACCTTTGTGAAACAGCTATAGTACAGATGTACTGTGATTTCTGCCATGTCAACTTGTGCTTTGCCTGTATAGGAAAACACATTGCTGATGACTATCAAAAACACATAGTGGTACCATTCCAAAACCGAAAATCTACCTTGATCTATCCAAAGTGTAGtacacatcaaaacaaagtCTGTGAATTCCTTTGTAAGGAATGTGACATGTCTGTCTGTTCAATGTGTACTATATCTGCAGACAAACACAAGGGTCATACATTTTCAATTCTTTATGAAATCTACAATGAAAGAAAAGCAGACATTACAAAAGATTCAGAGGAGATAGAAAATATTATTTCTGCAACATATGAAGAAATGGCCACTGATTTAGAAACTCAAATAGCTAACTTGGATGGAGaatatgtgaaattcacaacaGTAGTCACAAAACATGGAGAGGAATGGCACAAAGAAATTGACAATGCcatcaacaaaatgaaaaacgAAATAGAAGAGATGAAAATCAAACACCTGGAAATTCTGAAGAAACATTTGGATGAAATTAAGCAGATACAGTCCCTTATTGAGCAATCACTGATTACTCTGAAGGAAATGGAGGAATCCAATGAAGTGTCTGTGACCATGGAATACAGATCcaaaaacaaagaattcagAAAACTTCCTCCCAAAGTCCGAGTCTCACTGCCTACATTTAGTCCGATAGACAGTGAACAGCTTTACAAGTCACTGGGATCTTTGATACCATTATCATTTACCACAGATGAAAATGCTGACACAATGAAGAAAAGAGAAACCTCACCCAAAGAACTGATGGACGAACCAAAGCTTGTCACTACAATAAATACTGGGTATAAATACCTCTGCAATGTTACCTGTCTGAGTGAAGAAGCATTCTGGACATGTGCAGAAGTCAGTGATATGAAATGCTTTAATGTTAAAGGTAAAGTTATCAatgcaatcaaaacaaaatcagGGGAACGGTCAGGTGATATAGCAGTGACAAGTGATGGGAATCTAGTGTACTGTGACCAGAAAACAAAGACTGTTAATAAAGTGAAGAGTGGACAGATAGAGGAGGTGATCAGACTACAGGGCTGGACTCCTCTCAAACTCTGTGTCACCTCCTCTGGagatctcctggttaccatgtgCAGTGATGATCAAACACCATCCAAAGTTGTTCGTTACTCGGgttccacagagaaacaaacaatCCTGTATGATGATGAGGGGAAGCCTCTATATTCAGGAAGTCCTACAATTAAACACATCAGTGAAAACAGAAatctggatatctgtgtggctgactgtGGAGCtggtgcagtagtggtggtcaaacAGACTGGAAAACTTCGATTCAGATACACTGGTCATTCTTCCACTACCAAAAACAAAGCATTCCAACCCTTGGGAATCACAACAGACAGTCAGAGTCAGATCCTGACAGTGGACCCTTATAATCACTGTATCCACATCCTGGACCAGAATGGACAGTTCCTCCGCTATATAGATCACTGTAATCTGAAGTATCCatggggtttatgtgtggacaaaAGTGACAACTTGTTTGTTACTGAGTATTATTATAGTGGAAATGTGaagaaaatcaattatttacaataa